The genomic stretch CTCgggcccgccaccgtcgccatgaAGCAGGATCGCGACTACTGGTCCCTGCTTGCTCTCCACCATCACCAACAGCAGCAGCAAAGCAGCCAAGCCTCAGGCTTTAGTCTGTTCTCTTCTGGTTCCACCATGGACTTTGCCACTGCTGCTTCGAATAAGGTCATGAGCCAAGAGaccggtggaggtggaggtggaggtggagtggCGTGGAACGATGGGATGTTAGAACAACAGCACGAACAATCTCAGGGCAGCAGCTGCACCTCCATCCCTTATGCTACCTACGTTGCGTGTGGAGGTGGCTATGGTTACGAGGGCGCCACCGCGAGTGGCTGGGTTGCACCGCCTTCTTCCTACTATCAGCAGACTTCCAACCCGAATGTGGCAGCCTTTCAGACAGCAATCTTTGGGATGGAATGATGGGAGGGTGTGAGACGACGTTCGCAGCTGCTGCTTAGGCGATGGCTAGCAAAAAAGTGTGGGAGACATAGTGAGCTGATGTGAACTGACAAGCTTACACAAAGGAAGGAATGAGAATAGGGAGAGAGGGCTGACAGAAGAAGTCTAACAAGAGATTCAAAGTTCTGTTCATGGTCATGCTGAAAcctcttttacttttttttttgttttgtttttcttttactgACATGATTCTatattgtcgtcgtcgtcgtcatcatcatctgtGTAATGGAAACAAGAAGCTTTTTGTAGCTTTATCTTTTCCGTTGTTATTTTCCAAGTTCAGCTGTTATCTTCTTTTttctatatatatcttttttgtaGAACGATGTCTTCCTTTCACTGATGGGCGAGAGTCGAAACCATGTCAGCCTTTTGAACTCCATTCCTCGTAGTAGTAGTTGTTAGGATGCGTGTCGAACATGCAGTGGATATTGGCATGTGTCTCAACTTGTGTCGATACAACAATAAGTGTGGTGATCTAATCTACGTCTATCTGTATGGTTGTTGTACGTGATTCACCGAGATCATCTACAATGTATTGTATGAAagatgaaaagagagagagagagagagaggtgggaaaCCTAAAAGCAACAAGAATGACTGTCCAATCATAACAGGATGGGATACGTATGGATCATGATGATAAGATAAAAGATGGATACCGAGGCAATGATGCAGATCATAAGGAATACGCAGTGTTCTTTCATCTAGTAATGCAGCACTTTTACTGCTCAGGTGTGTATCCGACTAGAGCGCATCGATCTCATCGGCTTCACGAGTTCTCCTCATCTCTCACGTAACTCTCATCTTCGTTTCGCTCTTTGAAACGATCGCAAGTGGTGATGCGAATGCAATGCTCGACAGGAAAAGTAGCTACTGCAACGACAAGGGGTTTCTTCTTCCCCATGTTGCCAAAGGGTGGACGGAGCGGGGTATGAGTGCGTGAGAAAGTGCCACACGTAGAACGTATTCATACGGGACAACAGCCGTACCTCTCACCATGCAGCAGAACTCACAGATTCAAAACGCGTGTGGTGCTCCGCGTTCTAAAGCTTGCTAATAATCGAAGGAAGAAGGAAGGGGAATAAATAATCAAATGCTTCGTGCAGCTGTAGCCGCTGTCCAAAAAGATGGAAAAGATGAAGAACACAGCAAAAAAACTAATCAGAATGGAACACCACCACGCTGAAATGGGGAATATTTGGTGCTGTCTTTTGGGTGGCTTCGGAGTCTCTTTCATGCCTCATCTCCGGAATCAGCCCTAGGAAGATGGCTATCGGGTAGCTTCTTTCGGCGCTAGTTGAAGAAACCACTGTTGCAATCTCCTCCCCAAGGATTTTGACTGGGAACGACAAGGGTTAGTGTACTGCAGCTATAGCTGGCCGGGTTAATTATATTGGAGTTTGGCGATCACAGATTCTTACTGTTGGATATGAGATGACACTCGCATGTGACGATGCGGCTTTTGGTCAAAGTTTGACTCTTCATGCCTCGCTTGGTTCACGAAGCGGTAGCCATTATTATGATGCTGCATCGAGCAGGAAAGAGATGGAGTTCTTGGATGCCCTACAATCACAAACCTGTTCATTACTACTGCTTGGCAGTTGTGGATGCAGCTCGTGGAAGCAAGTCAAACGCACaaagtaaaaggaaaagaaatggcAAACAATCAAAGCTGGTCAGAAGGGAAAAAGAGCCAAACAAAAAGCAATTAGTCAAACGCACAAAGTAGggaggaagggggggggggggggagcaaAAAAGAAGAGCTAACATTTAATAGGGTTTCAGTGCATCTGTTTCATGGAGTTGTTACACTAATGGCTATTTGAGAAGGAGATTTCTTTTGTGGTTTCTGCTCAACCATTCATCAGTGCCTGTCACTCTACCAAGAGACCACTTAGTGAATCAAGGACTGTGTTCAttgaccttctctctctctctctctctctctagcatcATCAAGTGTGGGAGACAAAATCCCAACTCCTCTCATCAAATGCTGTCATGTTTTGCTGAAAACTGGGACCATTGGGTTCACAAAAGAGATCATCATAGTTTTATGTCAGAAACATGCATCGTTTGAATGTGCACATTTGGTGCTGGTTTTCTTTTCATCAGCTTTGGTAACTCGAGTAATCATGAAAAGTCCCTCTCCAACTGCAGCAACTCTCACCGATCCTCACAAGAATGACTAACTAAAGCTTACATTGATACAGAGTTGTATTTGAGGGCATCCTTTTCCTAATGTATTCTCATCTTTGAGATTAAATCCATGAAATCACATATATTATTGTGTGTTCCCAATCCAATGTGAAGAGCCTCAGAAACTGCCATGAGCTTCCGATCCCAAGCACACCTGTTTTGGGCCCATTCTCGGCCCATTTGGGTTTACATCTCAAATTAAACTTAGAGAGCCAATAATTATACGATTCAGTATTATTTTGACATCAACAACaactacaataataataataataataataataataataatatattttgatcAAAGATAAATGAACATTAAAATTCAATAATTCATAAAAGAAAGATGAGAGAGGCACTACACAAGAAcacaaaccaaatctaattataGAATTATGTTTGGGGATGCTTGTTTGAGTGATGCAGATTGGAGGACATCATGGTTGTGCAGACTAAGATAGAGGAATTATGTGACACAGAAAAGGAGTGTCCAAatgttaaaatatcaaataattgtAAGCAAATTGCTAAAAATATAATGTAAATAATGACAGTAAGTTCGAGTTAGATCTAACATGCAAAATAAATCAGATGAGTTGATATGTTTGGCTAATCCAATCATGAGAGAAGCGATAGACTGCTAAAATGGTGGCTACGAATCCATCCATTTTTTGTCCTCTTATACATGTCGATGATAATGGCAGAGGCAGAGCGACTAAATAATGCATTGAGGATGTATGAGCATCACGTGAAATGAAATATATCACGTCCATTATGTTCGTCTTTCTTCCTTTACGTTCTATTGTTTGTATCGATGGGATTTGGATATGGTGTTGGGTGGGGTTTCAACCCACATGCTgtgtcaaaaaataaataaataaaaagaaaaatattctatctcgtcaaaaagtgttataaaagataAAGCAAGGATTGTGAATTAATGCATCGATCTTAACATTTAATCAAGATTTTAGctttaattaatattaaaaacCATGTTGAATAAGTAGATAATGATCGACACCTCAATATTATATTATCGACATATCGTTATCACGTGGTTGATATTTCGATGTCATGCGTGACCAACACGATGATGCTATCTGAACATTACCAACTATATTGGGTCAATCATATTTTCTTTGAATTCAATACAATACTATTTTACCTTTCTAAGAATCATCTTTGACATTGATGTATGTCTCCGAGCATAAAACAAAGAGAAAAACTTAAATTTAATTAGTACCTTGGATTTGATTGTTCTTGACACTTTATCGACACCTTAACTCTCAATAGTTTTTTTAGGTATATACTCTTATAAGATTTAACATCTTTCGAATTCAATCTGATATCGATAAAAGAAAATTATCGAATTGCTCAAAATTAGTATCTAATTTGAAATTTCTAACTTAACAATATTCAAGAATTGCTTTTAGATCAACCCATGTTTAATTAATTGTGTCATAAAATTGCACCAGAATCATTATCATATATCGTGCAGGTGGAGCCACATGAGTTCACATTATTTTATGGCCCAAAAGATCCCTCTTATCTTCCCAACTAAGAGACAAAAGAGGAGTCGTTCAATCGATTCAGATGGAGAATAGCAGCAGTGGGTGAGTGGATGAGGCCTTAATCGACCGCTTCTCTCGCtgtcacaagcaaaataaatgCCGTTCCCAATTGCTTGTGACGTCGATTCACAATAATACCACGAATAAGACATGCATGTCAATCATTGTAGCGATTAGGTTTGATCATATCCTCGGTGATAGGAAGATGATGGCGATCGGACTACTGTTGGAGATAATGTCCGATCTTATGTGATGTTAGTTTCATGCAATAATAATATTTCTTTCACGACAATCAACTATGTACTTGTGTTAATAATACATTCTTCTCAAAGATTTCAAGTCAAATTGAAATGAAAGATGTCTCACTTATTCTCATCATCCGTGCACACAGGAAATAGACAAAATATTACAGATAATATAAATTTCCAAGTAATAATAATACAGGTGGGTTGGGTTGTCTGTCCTTTTTGAAGTCAAAAGGATTATGTCATATTTCACGAGGAATCAAACTTAAACTAGTCCGAGACCAAACACTCCTAACATGTATTCAAGTCGTAGGAATAGAAGAGAAATAAATGTGTCAAGTTGGAGTAGTATAAACAAACACTATTATTCATATATTTAACAGCAACCCTTATTCTATGGGTTCCACCAACCCTAGCGAGATGAGAGAAAGGTTAGTtgattatttatataaataattcgAGAAGAGTTTTGGGTTTCGATTTGGTGCTGACATGCGAGAAAATTAAGGTTAGGTGAAGTTTTCGACGTGATCATTTCGACGgtcaaattaataataaaataaagtaaaaaataaatgTCTTATAATTTGATGGGTCTTTTATAATTAATACCatcgaaaaaaatattttgaataaaacatgtttgatatatttgatattttaacTTGATAATTGATCGAGAGACTTGCTGACTGGACAACCACGTGTCGGACTAAGTTGCATGGGAATCGAGACCTCGCTCCAAACATATCCATCCAACCAAGAGTGGCAGCGTCGATGGAGCCGTGTTATGCAAGCCATGTAATGACAACAACACAACGTGACAAGCATGTAATTCCAGTGTTCCATGTCGGCATCATTAGAAATCTATAAAATTGGATTgaaatatgtgctatttattttaGTTTATTTAGAAGGCCATGATAAATAACAGTGTGTGTCTAAAAATTATTTCTGAACCTTTAATTTTTAGTAAATAAATATAGTATATTATTCtcatattaatatttttcatattaaaaatatcaaataaaattttaaatcggATTTAAGTTTATtaaaacatatgtatatataattcaatattttattaaaaataagcataaaaacaaatcattaaatcattaattaCCACGACATATAAGCTAGTCTGTAACAAAGAATGGTGACGTAGATTGGTCCTGCACACTACGTCAGCTAAAATAGATTCATTACATCATACACTGCGTTAGTTGGCACGACATATaagtttccctctctctctctcttgcgccTCCTTCCCCGCGACGTCCCAATCTCGACGTGCGGATTCCGTGCTTTGTATTCGTCTCCCTCTCTTTCACTTGGTTGGGTAGAGTAAACGTGACGGCAATTTTGATGGGAACACTGCTGTCACTCGATTTGGATCGGCAAGCGGCGTCCCGGGGGCGGAAAAAGGTTCGGGCTTTTAGGGCAATGTGAAGGGCGGAGGAGCTCTGAGGTCGCCCGCCATGGATCCCCCTTTCTCCGGTAGCCGTCTCGTCCCTTTTCCCTTGCCGTTTATGATTCCTTTGTTGCGTTTTTTTGGCGATTGTTGCGCGGGGCGCTCCCGATCTGCTTGTTATAACGGCGGATTTGACGGGGTTTCCGTCGAAGTTGGAACTCTCAAGGGTCTTCCGCGTTCTTGTGTGGTTCCTGCTCTGATCGAATTGGGATGTTAAGGGGCTCTTTGGCGAGATAAAAATTGGATTTTTATGGGGTCGCGAGTGGTTCGCTTTTGTTCCCTTTCGTGTAGTTCCATTTGCTTGTTTGCTATCAAATCGATCAGCGGTTTGTGAAAGCTCCATTGGGAATGCTTATAATTGCCTAAGGAAAATAATAAACTCTTTTTTGCCTTTCTTCAGGAAAATAATAAAATGTGGTTTTAATTCATGAGGAGTTCTTTCTCTGATTACTTTTTTGCCTTTCTTCAGGTCCTGAAACATTTTGGGGTTCTGTGATAGATGGAGTATCTTCCACTTCCACACAAGACTTCAAGTTTAAGCCATGCGTTTCCATGCTTCCATCAAATAGATAATGGTTTTATAAGTTGAGCATTTGCTTGCATCAAATAGTGCATTTATTTCACTCATGCACTCGAGCAGGAATGTACTGTTATTATCTTCAAATTACCTTTAATTTTCTTCAATAAGTTCATTTTGACCAGAGGTTTCTGCTTCGGTGGTATGATCCTCTGCCTGTTATACTACAGTTCTACAGTactaaggaaaaaaaaattgcagTCAATAGTTAGTCAGGGAATTCTACAGTAGTGTAAGTTTCATGAACACTAGATGGATCATCTTCTTTTATCATCCTACATTTTGGTTTCCTTCAAACATCGTATGCCATCGACATGTTTTAGATGCATCGATCTTTCACTAAATCTGAGTTCGCTCTTCAGGATTTGCACTTGACCCATCTAAATGTAGCAAGTTGAGCATAGAGGAGAAGAGAGATCTCGTCCGCGAATTGTCAAAATGGCCTGAGAGTGCCTCTGAGAAGCTGCAGACATGGAGCCGGCGTGAGCTTTTGGAGATCCTGTGCACAGAGATAGGAAAGGAGAGGAAGTATACCAGCTTAACAAAACAGAAAATGATCGAATTCCTTTTCAGAGTTGTCTCTGAAAAAAGATCTGAAGAACCTGCAAAGGACGGGGATTTTGCTAAGGTTCCATCTACACTTGGTCCTCAAACTCCAGCAGCTAAGAGACACAGAAAGAACGAGCATCCATCGCGTTTAGCCTTCATCATGAACAACCACCTTCGGTCAAGTGACGCCGAACAAGTTCCAGAAAACACAAGACACTGCCTGAATTCAGCCTGCAGGGCTATTCTTAACATGGAAGACGCGTTCTGTAAGCGTTGCTCGTGTTGTATCTGTCGCGAGTATGATGACAACAAGGATCCTAGCCTTTGGTTGTTTTGTGGCTCAGAGACTCCTCCCCGAGCTGACTCTTGTGGCCTATCTTGTCATCTTGAGTGTGCTCTTAAGCATGAACGAGCAGGTATCATGAAGAGTGGGCAGTGTACAAGATTGGACGGGAGCTATTACTGTACAAACTGTGGAAAAGCTAATGACTTGATCGGGTAATTCCTTCGACATACTGCTAACTTGTTTACAATGATTTCCTTTACATGCATTTAGTCATTCATAATCGACGTTTCTTTGCAGTCTTCGTCTGAAAATCTCAGAATCTGTGTCTGATTAATACTGATGATGCATGCCTTTGATAGAACACAATAGCTGTCTTTGCACGAACAGTTTTCATCCTATAATAGCTGTCTTTGCTTCACAACTGAAACATATAGCGCTTAGCGATATGTATGTAGGTCACATATCGAACAATTCTGATGGTTCACTTATAACCTTTCCCTTTTGGTTCTGCAGATGCTGGAAAAAGCAGCTCATGATTGCCAAGGATGCGCGTCGGGTCGATGTTTTGTGTTACCGGATTTCTCTTAGTCATAAACTTCTCGGAGCAACAGAGAAGTACCAAAGTTTGCACGAGATAGTTGACATGGCACGAAAGAAACTGGAGGCTGAGGTTGGGCCTATCGATGATTCATCAAACATGGCACGTGGAATTGTCAACCGGCTTTCTGTTGCCGCTGAAGTCCAGAAACTTTGTGCCCTTGCAGTAGACTTACTAGATTCGATGCACTCTAGTTCCTCATCAGCTAATGCTATAGTTCAACGTAAGCTTCTCAAAGCCTCAGATTTCTTGAACCTTTTCGGTATCTTTTTGATGCTATAGTCATTGTTTCCTTATAATTGTTTGTTGTCTGCAGAAGCCGGTTCGGTATTCTCAAGCTTTATCAAATTTGAACGGATATCATCAACATCTGTTACTGTAGTTTTGGAATTAGAGAATAACACACCATTAGCTCAAGAACTAGCTGGTTTCAATTTGTGGCACCGAAAGGCTGCCATCTCAGAATACCCTGACAAACCATCATTTTCTCTATTGAATCCAGAGAAAAGGTTGGAAATAGCAGAACTTTCTCCAGCTACAGATTATATGTTTAAGGTAGTAGCTTTTAGCAATACCAGGGATCTCGATACATGGGAAGTTGGAGTTAAAACTGAAGGTATTGCACTGGAGAACTCTATCAACTTGTCATCGGAGATGACTGCATCAAAACCACACGGTCAAAGCCCAAAAACAAACGGTAGCGGATCGTCTAATCCTTCTGAGGGAGACGAATATAATGCAAACACTACTGCATGTGCTGACTTGAATAAGCTgcccaaaattgattttgatgactgtgAGAAGCCTGAGATCCTCGAGACAGAAAAATCATCAGGTCATGGCCACCAAATGAGCAAGGGATGCATCGGTGGAGCCAGAGTTCTTCAGCCAGAGGAGTCACTAGGGCACTCTGATTCTGCATTAGATGAGGAACCAAACTCAACTGTTCTGATAGATTCCACTGACTTCTTGGAGAATAACCAGGCATCCGACGTCCAGAAATCAGAGAATGAATCTAACACTCGGGCTGTTGTCAGCGATATGGTGATTCTCCCTGCCACCCCATGCGGGGTGGAAACAGGAACACAAAGCCTTGAGAGGTGCAGCAAAGGGAAATCTGGTGTTGAAATATATGAGAATGGCTCGACGAAGGCAGATCGGGAACCAGGGAGTTCATCCGAGAAAAGAGGTGCAGGGAAAACTGAAGGCATCAACGTTAAGGACAGGTCATTGGAAGGGGCATACGAGTACTGCGTGAAGGTGATCAGATGGTTGGAATGCCAAGGGCACATCGAAACCAACTTCAGGGTGAAGTTCTTAACTTGGTTCAGCTTACGGGCAACCCTACAGGAGAGAAGAATTGTTAGCGTTTACATCAACACTTTGATCGATGATCCTGCAAGCCTCGCAGGGCAGTTGGTGGACACCTTCTCGGAAGCCATCTGCAGCAAGAGGCCACCCACGACACCGACTGGCTTCTGCACAAAGCTTCAGCATTGAGACAATTGTTAGATGCAGATCATTGCATTAATTTAATTATTCGACAAATATGAGTATTCGTGGATCAGCAGTTTCAGGTCCATTCATATTGTTGCCCATTGACAATCACACTTTATATGCACTCAGGACTAGTCTTCATTAAGAGGACACTACTGTCGTCTTAATGCTCTTCTGTTCGTATTGACACTATGGCACTGCTCTTCGTTAAAGGTCCCAACTTTTTCTGTATGTTGAACCAATCCCTAAACTTAATGCAGACATCCATCGTGCTGGTTGACATATCACAGGTTTACATCGTACCTCAGAAAaagattatttctttttttttctttagataTATGTTTATGCTAATCAACCATTGTGGATATCCTATTCTATTTTCTTCAGGGTTTGATCTTGTGTTTAGCTAAATTCGCATTGTTAAACGAGAGACCCCGAGCCCATTAGGTGTTTGTCGGGATGCCAACCCGAGCATCTTCGATGATCAAACAGGTAAAAAAGAACagcagaaaaaaaaagatggaaaTGGAGTTCAAAAGAAGATGAGATCGGTACAATTCTTAAGGCGCAACAAAGGCATGAAAGTTCTCCAAATTACATCTACAAACAAAATTGAAACACAATTCAGATAAATTAACACTAAAAACTCCTTTCTTGAAAACAAAAAGAATTTAACATGGTTCCCTCAATCACACAGGATCTGAAAAAGGATTATTTTCTATAATATAGAAACTTCCTACGCCATGCacgaaaatgaaaaagaaaaagtgcTGCACAAGACAAGCGGAGACATATACAtgttaagtttgaaaatgatgtgCTGTATGTCAGAGAAATATTATGCTGAGTTCCGATACATCATTTCCTATAAGTTAGGCATTAGGTTAGACAAGAAAGAGACTAAAATTTTCATCAATGAACATGTCATGAAATAGGCAGGAACTTTAACAGTGTTATTTTCTTGAATTGCAGAAATCCCAGATAATTCCACTGCACCTGATGATTACTGAGTAAATGACAATGGGTGGGTGTCAGCTTCTTACCTCTTTAGGGCTGGGTTCTTGTGCAACGGATCGGAATAACAAGCAAAATGTCAGCattcaaaaataaagataaagCCACACCAACAATTTCTTAGGACTCACCAAAATATATGAAACAGCGGGCATCTTGTCCAATAGGTAAGACTGACTTGAACACATCTGCAGTCATGAGAGGCAGAGGGCAGAAGATGAAACAAAGCAAAACTCTTAATCTAGCATCCTATAAATGTTTCAACAAGTAATAACACTAAGGCAAGGCTTAaatgttataatatatataatggaTAGAAGATGATATCACACAATCATGACTGACCACATCCCTGGATCAAATTCAGAAAATGAAGACTTGCAACTTTTCCCAACTCAACAGCTTGATTTCAGAATCTGAAATAACAGAAATATGAAAATCAGTAACTTTATGAAAAACAACATCTTTTCAGGTGGTAAGGAAACCTATGCtaaaagcaaaaaatgcaaaagggATCAAATTGAAGTATTTATTGATAAAGCAAGACAAGTATAACAAACGAAGTTCTTTTAGTGATGCCTTTTTTAATCAACAGAACAAATACTACgaagaaaataatgataaatagGTTCCAATAGTGATTGTAAAAAATTTGAAGGAAAGAACATGTCACTTAATGTTAAGTGATTGGCATGCATCTGTTAAGGATGAAATAAGAGCACAATACAAAATTTCCTTTCAGTCTTGGAATAATGTCAGGCTACGCA from Musa acuminata AAA Group cultivar baxijiao chromosome BXJ1-3, Cavendish_Baxijiao_AAA, whole genome shotgun sequence encodes the following:
- the LOC135617161 gene encoding VIN3-like protein 2 isoform X3; translation: MDPPFSGFALDPSKCSKLSIEEKRDLVRELSKWPESASEKLQTWSRRELLEILCTEIGKERKYTSLTKQKMIEFLFRVVSEKRSEEPAKDGDFAKVPSTLGPQTPAAKRHRKNEHPSRLAFIMNNHLRSSDAEQVPENTRHCLNSACRAILNMEDAFCKRCSCCICREYDDNKDPSLWLFCGSETPPRADSCGLSCHLECALKHERAGIMKSGQCTRLDGSYYCTNCGKANDLIGCWKKQLMIAKDARRVDVLCYRISLSHKLLGATEKYQSLHEIVDMARKKLEAEVGPIDDSSNMARGIVNRLSVAAEVQKLCALAVDLLDSMHSSSSSANAIVQQAGSVFSSFIKFERISSTSVTVVLELENNTPLAQELAGFNLWHRKAAISEYPDKPSFSLLNPEKRLEIAELSPATDYMFKVVAFSNTRDLDTWEVGVKTEGIALENSINLSSEMTASKPHGQSPKTNGSGSSNPSEGDEYNANTTACADLNKLPKIDFDDCEKPEILETEKSSGHGHQMSKGCIGGARVLQPEESLGHSDSALDEEPNSTVLIDSTDFLENNQASDVQKSENESNTRAVVSDMVILPATPCGVETGTQSLERCSKGKSGVEIYENGSTKADREPGSSSEKRGAGKTEGINVKDRSLEGAYEYCVKVIRWLECQGHIETNFRVKFLTWFSLRATLQERRIVSVYINTLIDDPASLAGQLVDTFSEAICSKRPPTTPTGFCTKLQH
- the LOC135617161 gene encoding VIN3-like protein 2 isoform X1, with product MEYLPLPHKTSSLSHAFPCFHQIDNGFIRFALDPSKCSKLSIEEKRDLVRELSKWPESASEKLQTWSRRELLEILCTEIGKERKYTSLTKQKMIEFLFRVVSEKRSEEPAKDGDFAKVPSTLGPQTPAAKRHRKNEHPSRLAFIMNNHLRSSDAEQVPENTRHCLNSACRAILNMEDAFCKRCSCCICREYDDNKDPSLWLFCGSETPPRADSCGLSCHLECALKHERAGIMKSGQCTRLDGSYYCTNCGKANDLIGCWKKQLMIAKDARRVDVLCYRISLSHKLLGATEKYQSLHEIVDMARKKLEAEVGPIDDSSNMARGIVNRLSVAAEVQKLCALAVDLLDSMHSSSSSANAIVQQAGSVFSSFIKFERISSTSVTVVLELENNTPLAQELAGFNLWHRKAAISEYPDKPSFSLLNPEKRLEIAELSPATDYMFKVVAFSNTRDLDTWEVGVKTEGIALENSINLSSEMTASKPHGQSPKTNGSGSSNPSEGDEYNANTTACADLNKLPKIDFDDCEKPEILETEKSSGHGHQMSKGCIGGARVLQPEESLGHSDSALDEEPNSTVLIDSTDFLENNQASDVQKSENESNTRAVVSDMVILPATPCGVETGTQSLERCSKGKSGVEIYENGSTKADREPGSSSEKRGAGKTEGINVKDRSLEGAYEYCVKVIRWLECQGHIETNFRVKFLTWFSLRATLQERRIVSVYINTLIDDPASLAGQLVDTFSEAICSKRPPTTPTGFCTKLQH
- the LOC135617161 gene encoding VIN3-like protein 2 isoform X2 codes for the protein MEYLPLPHKTSSLSHAFPCFHQIDNGFIRFALDPSKCSKLSIEEKRDLVRELSKWPESASEKLQTWSRRELLEILCTEIGKERKYTSLTKQKMIEFLFRVVSEKRSEEPAKDGDFAKVPSTLGPQTPAAKRHRKNEHPSRLAFIMNNHLRSSDAEQVPENTRHCLNSACRAILNMEDAFCKRCSCCICREYDDNKDPSLWLFCGSETPPRADSCGLSCHLECALKHERAGIMKSGQCTRLDGSYYCTNCGKANDLIGCWKKQLMIAKDARRVDVLCYRISLSHKLLGATEKYQSLHEIVDMARKKLEAEVGPIDDSSNMARGIVNRLSVAAEVQKLCALAVDLLDSMHSSSSSANAIVQPGSVFSSFIKFERISSTSVTVVLELENNTPLAQELAGFNLWHRKAAISEYPDKPSFSLLNPEKRLEIAELSPATDYMFKVVAFSNTRDLDTWEVGVKTEGIALENSINLSSEMTASKPHGQSPKTNGSGSSNPSEGDEYNANTTACADLNKLPKIDFDDCEKPEILETEKSSGHGHQMSKGCIGGARVLQPEESLGHSDSALDEEPNSTVLIDSTDFLENNQASDVQKSENESNTRAVVSDMVILPATPCGVETGTQSLERCSKGKSGVEIYENGSTKADREPGSSSEKRGAGKTEGINVKDRSLEGAYEYCVKVIRWLECQGHIETNFRVKFLTWFSLRATLQERRIVSVYINTLIDDPASLAGQLVDTFSEAICSKRPPTTPTGFCTKLQH
- the LOC135617161 gene encoding VIN3-like protein 3 isoform X4 yields the protein MIEFLFRVVSEKRSEEPAKDGDFAKVPSTLGPQTPAAKRHRKNEHPSRLAFIMNNHLRSSDAEQVPENTRHCLNSACRAILNMEDAFCKRCSCCICREYDDNKDPSLWLFCGSETPPRADSCGLSCHLECALKHERAGIMKSGQCTRLDGSYYCTNCGKANDLIGCWKKQLMIAKDARRVDVLCYRISLSHKLLGATEKYQSLHEIVDMARKKLEAEVGPIDDSSNMARGIVNRLSVAAEVQKLCALAVDLLDSMHSSSSSANAIVQQAGSVFSSFIKFERISSTSVTVVLELENNTPLAQELAGFNLWHRKAAISEYPDKPSFSLLNPEKRLEIAELSPATDYMFKVVAFSNTRDLDTWEVGVKTEGIALENSINLSSEMTASKPHGQSPKTNGSGSSNPSEGDEYNANTTACADLNKLPKIDFDDCEKPEILETEKSSGHGHQMSKGCIGGARVLQPEESLGHSDSALDEEPNSTVLIDSTDFLENNQASDVQKSENESNTRAVVSDMVILPATPCGVETGTQSLERCSKGKSGVEIYENGSTKADREPGSSSEKRGAGKTEGINVKDRSLEGAYEYCVKVIRWLECQGHIETNFRVKFLTWFSLRATLQERRIVSVYINTLIDDPASLAGQLVDTFSEAICSKRPPTTPTGFCTKLQH